In one Nicotiana sylvestris chromosome 8, ASM39365v2, whole genome shotgun sequence genomic region, the following are encoded:
- the LOC104239827 gene encoding uncharacterized protein, with translation MAPVAPRSGDAIFANVERVNAELFTLTYGAIVRQLLTDLEEVEEVNKQLDQMGYNIGIRLIDEFLAKSNVSRCIDFKETAEVIAKVGLKMFLGVTATVGNWDAEGTTCSLILEDNPLVDFVELPDTCQGLYYCNILSGVIRGALEMVSMKTEVTWIRDMLRGDDAFELQLKLLKQVPEEYPYKDDE, from the exons ATGGCTCCCGTTGCCCCCAGATCCGGCGATGCCATTTTCGCTAACGTTGAACGCGTG AACGCTGAACTTTTCACCCTAACGTACGGTGCGATCGTGCGGCAATTGCTTACCGATCTGGAGGAGGTCGAAGAGGTCAACAAACAGCTTGATCAAAT GGGTTATAACATTGGAATTCGGCTCATTGATGAGTTTCTGGCAAAATCTAACGTCTCTAGGTGTATCGATTTCAAGGAAACAGCTGAAGTCATTGCCAAG GTTGGTCTCAAAATGTTCCTTGGTGTCACAGCAACTGTGGGCAACTGGGATGCTGAGGGAACAACGTGCAGTTTGATTTTGGAGGACAACCCCTTGGTAGACTTTGTTGAGCTTCCCGATACTTGTCAAGGTCTATATTACTGTAACATCTTAAGTGGAGTAATCAGAGGAGCATTAGAGATG GTGTCAATGAAAACAGAAGTCACATGGATCCGTGATATGCTTAGAGGGGATGATGCATTCGAGTTGCAGCTGAAACTTCTGAAGCAAGTTCCTGAGGAGTATCCATACAAAGATGACGAGTAA